CAAGGCCTGGAAGCGCACGGCGCACTTCTTTGACCTCCCCGACTACCTCACCTACCGCGCCACCGGCGACACCACGCGCTCGCTGTGCTCGCTGGTGTGCAAGTGGACCTATCTCGGCCACCAGGGCCTCGACGGCGCGGGCTGGGACAAAAGCTACTTCGAAAGCATTGGCCTCGGGGACTTCGTGCAGGAAGGCTTTGCGCGGATCGGCACCCGCGTGCGCCCGATGGGCGAACCGGTCGGCAGCGGCCTTACCGCTCAGGCAGCCAAGGACCTCGGGCTGGCCGAAGGGACGCCGGTCGGCGTCTCCATCATCGACGCGCACGCCGGCGGCCTCGGCCTGCTCGGTGCTTCGCTGGGCAAGCAAAAGGTCGGCTCCGCCACCCTGAACAAGCGCATCGCCCTGATCGGCGGCACCTCCTCCTGCCACATGGCCGCCTCGCCCGAACCGCGCTACATCAAGGGCGTCTGGGGGCCGTACTTCTCGGCCATGATCCCTGGCTTGTGGCTGACCGAGGGCGGGCAATCCGCCACCGGGGCCCTGCTCGACCATGTGATTTTCAACCATCCGGCAGCCGCCGGCCTTCAGGCCGAAGCCGAGATGAAGGGCACGAGCATTTTTGACCTGCTCAACGACCACATCGACGCCCTGGCCAAATCCGAAGGGCTGAAATTCCCGGCGGCGCTGACGCGCGAACTGCACATCCAACCCGACTTCCACGGTAACCGCTCCCCCCGTGCCAACCCGACTCTTAAGGGCATGGTAAGCGGCCTCACCCTCTCGGCCACCCGCGACGACCTCGCCCGGCAGTACCTGGCCGCGATTCAGGCCGTCGCCTATGGCACGCGGCACATTCTCGACGAACTGAACAAAAAGGGCTACGACATCAAGACCATCTTCATCTGCGGCGGCGGAACCAAGAACCGGGTCTTCATGCGCGAGCACGCGGACATCACCGGCTGCACGCTGGTGCTGCCGCAGGAGCCCGAAGCCGTCCTGCTCGGAGGAGCCGTGCTGGGCTCGGTCGCGGCGGGCGCGAACGACTCCGTCCTCGCCGCCATGAACGCCATGAACGTCGCCGGCAAAACCATCGAACCGGCCCGGGGCGCCACCGCCCGCTACCACGACGCCAAGTACGCCGTCTTTCACCGCATGCACAAGGACTTCCTCGCCTACCGCAAGCTCATGTCCGAAAGCTAGGCCATGTGGACTAAGGTCGTTTCTTTTGACCGGAACGGGCGTCTCCCGCAAAATATTTTGCAAGATGCGCCCGGTTCCGGCACAGAAGATTTGCCAGCGGCGGTTTTTTCCTGAATCGTAGAAAAGAGAGGCCGTCCCAGCAATCGACCCATTATGAAAAAAGCAAGCACAGGCAGAGTCACGGTACGTCAGATCGCCGAAGAGGCAGGGCTGACGATCGGCTCGGTGTCGAGCGTCCTGAATAACAAGCACATCGAGCGCCGGATATCGCCTACCACTGTAGCAAAGGTGCGCGAAACCGCTGCGCGTCTCGGCTACATGCCCAATATCAACGCCCGCCGCCTGCGCAGCGGCAGCGACTCGCTCAACTCAGTCACATTGGCCGTGATTACCAGTTACGAGGCCCCCCTCACGCTCGTCAACCGCATCATCAAGGCTATCCGGCAGAATGTGGACGAAGAGCGCAAGAACGGCAGCCCCTACCAGTTCACCGTCACCATCGAGATGTTCCCGGCGGGGCAACTCAGCACCGTCCCCGGCCTGCTGACCGGCAGCCAGTTCAACGCCGCCATCATCACCAACACTACCCTGGCCGACGACCAGTTTCTCCAGCGCAACCAGCTTCCCTACCCCGCCGTGGTCGTCAACCGCTCGATCCCCGGCTACCCCCGCGTCTATGAAGATCCCGAGACCGGAACCCGCGCCGCGGACCTCCTGCTCGACTCCGGGCGCAAGCGCCTGGCCGTGCTTCACGGCAGCCCCCTCACCCAGGTCACGGACACACGCGTGAGCAGCTTCATGCGGCGCGTTTCCCAGCGCCAGGGCACGTCGATCAAGGAGATCGTGGCTTCGACCCTGAGCGAAGCCGCCGCCGCCGAAGCCATGCGACACTTCCTTTCCCAAAAGGAAAAGATCGACGGCCTGTACGCCGTCACCGACGGGATGGCCCTCGGAGCCTACCACGCAATCAAGGCCACCTCCTTGAAAATCCCCCACGACATCGCCGTCGTCGGGGCCGGTGACTACGATTTCTCGCCCCTGCTCGATCCGTCGCTGGCCACGGTCGGTGCCGACCAGCAAAAGCAGGGCCTGGCTGCCGTCCACATGCTGATGGACCTGGTCCACCTGCGCTCCACCCGACAATCAGAAATCAGTATCCCTGTCGAAGTCATCCCCCGCGGGTCTGTCGCTTCCGCCTGACCCGGTTTTTATCCGGACCCTTTATTCATTATTCACATTGACAAATAACGTTTTTTCAAGGATATTTGCTAAAACCTTTTTCCTTGAGACATTAAATTTCCGCCCCCTATTCAAAGTGCTGCGGAGCAAAGACCCTACGAAAGAAATGAGCGATACGAAATCATCCGCCCCCCGCCGGGGCCTTATTAATGCCCTGTGGACGCCGACGCTCGCCGACGGCAGTCTGGACCGCCCCGCCATCGAAGCCCACCTCGCCTTTTTACGCGAATGCGGCATCGACGGGGTTATCGCACTGGGCAGCACGGGCGAGTTTACGCGCCTGGACATCCCCACCCGCAAGGAACTTATCAGCCTGGTCGCCGAGCAGGCCCGCCCGATGGCGGTGCTGATCAACGTCAGCGACACCCGCTTTGATAATGTGATCGAACTGGCCGCGCACGCCAAGACCGTCGGGGCCGACGGGGTGGCACTCATGCCCCCGTCATTCTTCAAGCTCACCCCCGCCGACGTGCTGGAGTTCCTGCTCCGCGCCGCTGAAAAGATCGAACTGCCGGTGTGCCTTTACAACTATCCTGAAGTGACCAACAACCGGATCGACCCCTGCGTGATCGAAGCCTTTGCCGACCAGGTGGGCATGTTCGGGATCAAGCAGAGCGGCGCGGAATTTGACTATCACCACGAGTTGGCTGCGCTTGCCAAGAAAAAAGGTTTTACCCTATTTTCCGCTTCCGACCGTCGCCTGCCCGAAGCCTTCGAAATCGGTGCCGGTGGCCACATTGGCGGGCTTCCGAACTTCATCCCCGAAATTATGCGCGAGCTGTACGATGCCTGCGAAGCCGGGGACAAGGCCGCCATTGCCCAGCCGCTGGCCCGCATGAACGCCGCCATCGACGCCATCTGCAAGGTGCCCTTCCCCTTCGATGTCGCCGCCGGGATGGAAGCTCGCGGCATCACCCCCGGTGCCCACAAGATGCCCATTTCTCCGGAAACGCAGGAAAAGTACCGCACCGCGGTCGAAGCCTGCCGCAAGCTCTACGCCGAGTGGGGCCTGCCGCAATTCCAGCCCTGTGCCGCCGCGGCCGAGGTTTGAGTCCGCTTTCTGGTTCCATCAGACAAAAATGCCCGTTCGGCTCCGGCCGGCGGGCATTTTTCTTTTGTACTTTTTTTGGGAAAACCGGGCAACCACAGGGGACACAGCCCGGAGAGGCCATACCTTTTCTGCAACTACTCAACCGCCCCGATTGAGAGACAATTCAACCACGACCGGCGAGGCTGTGTACACAAACCTACCCTGCCAGCAGCGCGGTCCAACGCTCCTCGTCGAAGCCGACCGTGGCCACGC
This DNA window, taken from Ruficoccus amylovorans, encodes the following:
- a CDS encoding dihydrodipicolinate synthase family protein, which gives rise to MSDTKSSAPRRGLINALWTPTLADGSLDRPAIEAHLAFLRECGIDGVIALGSTGEFTRLDIPTRKELISLVAEQARPMAVLINVSDTRFDNVIELAAHAKTVGADGVALMPPSFFKLTPADVLEFLLRAAEKIELPVCLYNYPEVTNNRIDPCVIEAFADQVGMFGIKQSGAEFDYHHELAALAKKKGFTLFSASDRRLPEAFEIGAGGHIGGLPNFIPEIMRELYDACEAGDKAAIAQPLARMNAAIDAICKVPFPFDVAAGMEARGITPGAHKMPISPETQEKYRTAVEACRKLYAEWGLPQFQPCAAAAEV
- a CDS encoding LacI family DNA-binding transcriptional regulator is translated as MKKASTGRVTVRQIAEEAGLTIGSVSSVLNNKHIERRISPTTVAKVRETAARLGYMPNINARRLRSGSDSLNSVTLAVITSYEAPLTLVNRIIKAIRQNVDEERKNGSPYQFTVTIEMFPAGQLSTVPGLLTGSQFNAAIITNTTLADDQFLQRNQLPYPAVVVNRSIPGYPRVYEDPETGTRAADLLLDSGRKRLAVLHGSPLTQVTDTRVSSFMRRVSQRQGTSIKEIVASTLSEAAAAEAMRHFLSQKEKIDGLYAVTDGMALGAYHAIKATSLKIPHDIAVVGAGDYDFSPLLDPSLATVGADQQKQGLAAVHMLMDLVHLRSTRQSEISIPVEVIPRGSVASA
- a CDS encoding FGGY-family carbohydrate kinase; the protein is MKTPSPLFLGIDVGTGSARAGLFTASGEMLATAKQDIPMWKPKTDFVEQSSEAIWQACCNSTRAALKAAKAKPEQIAGIGFDATCSLVAVDAAGAPVSLSPSGSDEQNVIVWMDHRAISQAERINSGKHKVLRYVGGVISPEMQTPKLLWVKENMPKAWKRTAHFFDLPDYLTYRATGDTTRSLCSLVCKWTYLGHQGLDGAGWDKSYFESIGLGDFVQEGFARIGTRVRPMGEPVGSGLTAQAAKDLGLAEGTPVGVSIIDAHAGGLGLLGASLGKQKVGSATLNKRIALIGGTSSCHMAASPEPRYIKGVWGPYFSAMIPGLWLTEGGQSATGALLDHVIFNHPAAAGLQAEAEMKGTSIFDLLNDHIDALAKSEGLKFPAALTRELHIQPDFHGNRSPRANPTLKGMVSGLTLSATRDDLARQYLAAIQAVAYGTRHILDELNKKGYDIKTIFICGGGTKNRVFMREHADITGCTLVLPQEPEAVLLGGAVLGSVAAGANDSVLAAMNAMNVAGKTIEPARGATARYHDAKYAVFHRMHKDFLAYRKLMSES